In a single window of the Chiloscyllium punctatum isolate Juve2018m chromosome 25, sChiPun1.3, whole genome shotgun sequence genome:
- the gla gene encoding alpha-galactosidase A yields MRKTERFQSQCQMQRQREMARGYVFLLPLLIVVLTLATGISSLDNGLAPTPTMGWLHWERFLCNVDCEEDPHNCISEQLYMQMADIMAAEGWKDVGYSYVCIDDCWLASTRDANHRLQPDPKRFPSGMKKLADYVHSKGLKLGIYQDVGTYTCAGYPGSYGYYELDAQTFADWGVDLLKFDGCNFINLDIMIEGYKNMSLALNKTGRDIVYSCEWPFYLWPFKEPNYTDIKKYCNHWRNYGDIDDSWGSVKTIIDWTANHQSLIAPVAGPGGWNDPDMLVIGNFGLSRDQQMTQMALWAIMAAPLLMSNDLRNIDADSKALLQNRYVIAINQDPLGVQGQRVSKLRNFELWSRPLAGGGFAYAVVNRAEIGGPQKFSIVVFSLDSGKACQKECLVTQILPAFRFQGIHVLTSVLEFWVNPTGTVLFTVFPHSTGSSRKVEALSSNMDRRSNL; encoded by the exons ATGCGGAAGACGGAGCGGTTTCAGTCCCAGTGtcagatgcagagacagagagagatggcccGCGGATATGTGTTTCTGCTCCCGCTGCTGATCGTCGTGCTCACACTGGCCACGGGCATCTCTAGCCTCGACAATGGCCTCGCCCCTACCCCCACCATGGGCTGGCTCCACTGGGAGAGGTTCCTCTGCAATGTCGACTGCGAGGAGGATCCACACAACTGTATCAG TGAACAGCTCTACATGCAGATGGCTGACATCATGGCAGCAGAAGGCTGGAAGGATGTTGGCTACAGTTACGTTTGTATTGATGACTGTTGGCTCGCGAGCACACGGGATGCCAACCACCGGCTGCAGCCCGATCCCAAACGGTTCCCAAGTGGGATGAAGAAACTCGCAGACTAT GTCCATTCTAAAGGACTGAAGTTGGGCATCTATCAGGATGTGGGGACCTACACTTGTGCAGGGTACCCAGGCAGCTATGGCTACTATGAACTGGATGCTCAGACCTTTGCTGATTGGGGAGTGGACCTCCTGAAGTTTGATGGTTGCAACTTCATCAATTTGGACATCATGATTGAGG GTTACAAGAACATGTCGCTGGCCTTGAATAAGACTGGGAGAGATATTGTATACTCCTGCGAGTGGCCTTTCTACCTGTGGCCTTTCAAGGAG CCCAATTACACAGATATTAAGAAATATTGCAACCACTGGAGAAACTATGGTGACATTGATGACTCATGGGGGTCTGTGAAAACCATCATAGATTGGACAGCCAACCACCAGAGTCTCATTGCCCCAGTAGCGGGTCCTGGAGGCTGGAATGACCCTGATATG TTGGTGATTGGTAACTTTGGGTTAAGCAGAGACCAGCAGATGACTCAGATGGCACTCTGGGCTATCATGGCAGCTCCACTCTTGATGTCGAACGATCTGCGGAACATCGATGCAGACTCCAAGGCTTTACTTCAGAACCGATACGTGATCGCCATCAACCAGGATCCTCTGGGTGTTCAGGGCCAGCGAGTCAGCAAA CTACGTAACTTTGAGCTATGGTCTCGGCCCCTGGCAGGCGGAGGATTTGCATACGCTGTTGTCAATCGGGCTGAGATTGGAGGCCCACAGAAATTTTCCATCGTTGTTTTCAGCCTGGACTCTGGCAAGGCCTGCCAGAAGGAGTGCCTTGTCACGCAGATCCTGCCGGCTTTCCGGTTCCAGGGTATCCACGTCCTGACCTCGGTGCTAGAGTTCTGGGTCAATCCAACTGGCACAGTCCTCTTCACTGTCTTCCCTCATAGCACTGGTTCCTCACGCAAGGTGGAAGCATTGAGCAGCAATATGGACCGACGATCCAACCTGTGA
- the rpl36a gene encoding large ribosomal subunit protein eL42, translating to MVNVPKTRRTYCKKCRRHQPHKVTQYKKGKDSLYAQGKRRYDRKQSGYGGQTKPIFRKKAKTTKKIVLRLECVEPNCRSKRMLAIKRCKHFELGGDKKRKGQVIQF from the exons GTCAACGTACCAAAAACCCGGAGGACGTACTGCAAGAAATGTCGCAGGCACCAGCCTCATAAGGTTACCCAGTACAAGAAAGGAAAGGATTCCTTGTATGCACAGG GTAAGAGGCGTTatgacaggaagcagagtggtTATGGTGGACAGACAAAGCCTATATTTCGAAAAAAG GCTAAGACCACAAAGAAGATTGTGCTGAGACTGGAATGTGTGGAGCCTAACTGTCGATCAAAGAGAATGCTGGCTATCAAGCGATGCAAACACTTTGAGCTGGGAGGAGACAAGAAGAGGAAG GGCCAAGTCATCCAGTTCTAA